The window TTTTTTCGATAATACTTCCAATGCCATCAACCTGCTCGCGTCTGGCCTTGAATGGAAGGCGGGTGACAGGGTTGTCCTCGACGACATCGAGTTTCCTGCAAATGTCTACCCATTTCTAAATCTTAAGCGACTTGGAGTTGAAATAGATTTCGTGAAGAATCGCGGCGGGAGAATCTTACCCGAGGATATCGAGGCGAGGATTTCCCCGCGAACGAAGCTCCTTTCCATAAGTCACGTCCAATTCCTCACCGGATATCGGTCCGATCTTGCCACTCTCGGCAAACTGTGCAAGGGGAAAGGAATTGTATTCGCTGTAGATGCAATCCAGTCGGCAGGCGTCATGGAGATTGACGTCAGGAAAATGGAAATAGATTTTCTCGCGGCTGGCGGCCAGAAATGGCTGATGGCACCCCAGGGAATTGCGTTCGCTTTCGTCTCGGAGAACCTCCAGGATAAAATAAAACAGGCGTACCTGGGTTGGACCAGTATAAAAGATTTCTTCGGAAATTTCACGAACTACAGATTGGATCTTGATGCGACAGCTCGGAGATATGAAAATGGAACTCTAAACTACATCGGAATCACGAGTCTGCACCAATCCATTTCCACGTTGCTTGAAATCGGGATCGGTCCGATCGAAGAGCATGTTCTCGATCTGGGTGATCTATTGATTTCTGAAATCGGTAAGATTGGATTCCAGCCGTATATTGTCGGAGATCGATGCGAACGGTCAGGAATCACGTCGATAAAGATCCATGATGCCGAAATTTACTCGGCCGCTTTGCAGAAGTCGAAGATTGAAGTCGCCTTGAGGCAGGGGCTGATCAGAGTTTCACCTCATTTTTACAACACAGACGGCGACATAATGACTCTCGTGGGCAAAATGAAGGAGATACATGGTGCTGCAAGAATGTGACCGCGAGAGCAAGCGAGTCAAATAATGGATTCGAAATTCGTGAGTGTCACCGGCTCGTAAGTCCAGAACGGTTCCGCATACCTTACGCCGGCCATCCTGCCGAAGTATCTCATCCTGCCGAGGAGATACTCCATGAATTCAGGAGTTGAAAGAGATGTCTCGGGATCTTTGCTATCGGGGTTGTAGAACTGGGACTTGTGAGCTTTTATTGCAGCGACCTTTGTGTCGAAGTCGTGAGTGATATCGACATAGACCGTAGGGGTAAACTGGCGGTGCTGAAGATAATAAAACGCCCGTCTCGGTCTGTAAGCGGCGAGATTTCCTGTCTTCAGTTTTCTTAGTCCCGAATAAAACATCGCGTCGTTAACGAGCTCGTGGACATGCACGTGGTCAGGATGTCTTTCCTCGCGATACGGCGCGAATACTATCTCAGGCCTGTACTTTCTCATTACCTCGACCACCTTAAGGAGGTTCCTGCGGCTCAACTCGATGTTTGAATCGGAGACCCCGAGGTTCACTCTCACTTCCGCCCCCAGAATCTTCGCGGCGTCTTTGGCTTCGCGGCTTCTTATTTCAGCATTTCCTCTCGTACCCATTTCTCCCTTCGTGAAGTCCACGATACCGAATTGCCTGCCGTTTCTATAGAGCAGCGCCAGTGTGCCTCCGCAGCTCATCTCAACATCGTCCGGGTGAGCACCGAACGCCAGGGCATACAGATTCATATCTTTTTCATCCTCAAAAAGTTTAAGATCATTTTACCAATCGCCCGCATTTTTCTCAACATA of the Candidatus Kryptoniota bacterium genome contains:
- a CDS encoding aminotransferase class V-fold PLP-dependent enzyme — its product is MLKYDIEKYRKLFPVIEEGITYLNHAATSPLSKRVLSAINKYLDERSRTNIDNYLLFQGILTETRSLAARIINSTPDRIAFFDNTSNAINLLASGLEWKAGDRVVLDDIEFPANVYPFLNLKRLGVEIDFVKNRGGRILPEDIEARISPRTKLLSISHVQFLTGYRSDLATLGKLCKGKGIVFAVDAIQSAGVMEIDVRKMEIDFLAAGGQKWLMAPQGIAFAFVSENLQDKIKQAYLGWTSIKDFFGNFTNYRLDLDATARRYENGTLNYIGITSLHQSISTLLEIGIGPIEEHVLDLGDLLISEIGKIGFQPYIVGDRCERSGITSIKIHDAEIYSAALQKSKIEVALRQGLIRVSPHFYNTDGDIMTLVGKMKEIHGAARM
- the bshB1 gene encoding bacillithiol biosynthesis deacetylase BshB1 → MNLYALAFGAHPDDVEMSCGGTLALLYRNGRQFGIVDFTKGEMGTRGNAEIRSREAKDAAKILGAEVRVNLGVSDSNIELSRRNLLKVVEVMRKYRPEIVFAPYREERHPDHVHVHELVNDAMFYSGLRKLKTGNLAAYRPRRAFYYLQHRQFTPTVYVDITHDFDTKVAAIKAHKSQFYNPDSKDPETSLSTPEFMEYLLGRMRYFGRMAGVRYAEPFWTYEPVTLTNFESII